A genome region from Erigeron canadensis isolate Cc75 chromosome 3, C_canadensis_v1, whole genome shotgun sequence includes the following:
- the LOC122591411 gene encoding putative clathrin assembly protein At5g57200, translated as MLGIIGATSIAVPRADVGYCIHTLSRRLTKTKNWIVAVKTLMVLHRILREGDPSFREELLVHSRRRKLFQIPEFRDESSQLACDCSSWIRNYATYLEERLECYRVLGFDIETERFTIAPGSGKAYSRTRVMHIDELLDQLPAMQQLLHRLIACQPEGVAYINSLIQHALTLVLKESLKIYSVINDGIIKLVDAFFDLSKDDAVNALNIYKKAGKQTEQLIEFYNLGKHLRAAMNIQFPSLTQPPPSFLVTMEEHIQGASSNSSVLNINLEHQDMNEQSPREIKEVENKEALQDHGPESKLTKEVEEVENKEALQDQGPVLKPIKEVEEVLPLISIDNTDCPDLKETTSKFAELDVSEALPIIKAGKMFEKTSNCWELAVVTSSSNTNNNANALPQGKLGGGFDKMILYSLYEDNIAKKHIQNQYGLQYDPYHCHHHLLPNQAQFVSGGVAPPLAIQTTIMHQQTQQQQHMMNQQPCHQQYQRWYQQQNICITYNHQRSSNQYLQRQVMDPKPYVFGDGINNLQSNHGLI; from the exons ATGTTAGGGATCATCGGTGCAACGTCTATTGCTGTACCACGAGCAGATGTTGGATACTGCATCCATACGCTTTCCAGGAGATTAACAAAGACCAAGAATTGGATT GTGGCGGTGAAGACCTTGATGGTTTTACATAGGATTTTGAGAGAGGGCGATCCTAGTTTTAGAGAAGAGTTACTGGTTCATTCTCGCAGAAGGAAACTTTTCCAGATTCCGGAATTCAGAGATGAATCTAGCCAGCTTG CTTGTGATTGTTCTTCGTGGATACGAAACTATGCTACGTATCTTGAAGAACGATTAGAGTGTTACAGAGTTTTGGGATTTGACATTGAGACAGAACGTTTCACAATAGCGCCAGGATCAGGCAAG GCTTATAGTAGAACTCGGGTCATGCACATTGACGAGCTACTTGATCAGCTACCTGCTATGCAACAACTTCTCCATCGTCTCATAGCTTGTCAG CCCGAGGGAGTAGCATACATTAATAGTCTTATACAACATGCCTTGACTCTAGTACTCAAGGAAAGTCTGAAGATCTATTCTGTGATCAATGATGGCATAATCAAACTTGTTGATGCG TTCTTCGATCTGTCAAAAGATGATGCCGTTAATGCTTTAAACATCTACAAAAAAGCCGGAAAACAG ACTGAACAGCTTATAGAGTTCTACAATCTCGGGAAACATCTGCGTGCTGCTATGAACATCCAGTTTCCATCATTGACTCAG CCTCCACCTTCGTTTCTTGTAACTATGGAGGAACATATACAAGGAGCTTCTTCGAATAGTTCTGTTTTAAATATCAACCTG GAGCATCAAGATATGAATGAGCAATCTCCACGAGAAATCAAAGAAGTCGAAAACAAAGAGGCCTTACAAGATCACGGACCCGAATCAAAGCTTACGAAAGAGGTAGAAGAAGTCGAAAACAAAGAGGCCTTACAAGATCAAGGACCCGTATTAAAACCTATAAAAGAGGTAGAAGAAGTTCTACCACTCATCAGCATTGATAATACAGATTGTCCA GATTTGAAAGAAACAACCTCAAAATTTGCAGAATTAGACGTTAGTGAAGCTCTTCCCATCATTAAGGCAG gtaaaatgtttgaaaaaacaTCAAACTGTTGGGAGCTTGCGGTTGTTACCTCATCAAGTAACACCAATAACAATGCCAATGCCCTACCACAGGGCAAACTG GGTGGTGGATTTGACAAGATGATACTCTACAGTTTATATGAAGATAACATTGCAaagaaacatatacaaaatcaatacgGTTTGCAATATGACCCCTATCATTGCCACCACCATCTATTACCAAACCAAGCCCAGTTTGTGTCTGGTGGAGTGGCTCCACCACTCGCTATACAGACAACCATTATGCACCAACAGacgcaacaacaacaacatatgatgaaccaacaaccaTGTCACCAACAATATCAGCGCTGgtatcaacaacaaaatatatgcATAACATACAATCATCAAcgatcatcaaaccagtatctACAACGACAGGTGATGGATCCAAAACCGTACGTGTTTGGGGATGGAATTAATAATCTACAGAGTAATCATGGATTAATATAG
- the LOC122594269 gene encoding pyruvate kinase, cytosolic isozyme-like translates to MQYQIKRPKTKIVCTLGPASRSVEMIEKLLRAGMTVARFNFSHGSHEYHQETLDNLRKAMNNTRIPCAVMLDTKGPEIRTGFLKDGKPIQLQEGQQITITTDYTIAGDQNMISMSYKNLAQDLKPDSVILCSDGTISLKVLACDKDRGLVKCRCENSAVLGERKNVNLPGVIVDLPTLTEKDKHDILQWGIPNKIDIIAMSFVRKGSDVVEVRKLLGEHAKSILLMSKVENQEGVANLDDILEKSDAFMVARGDLGMEIPIEKIFLAQKLMISKCNVKGKPVVTATQMLESMIKSPCPTRAEATDVANAVLDGTDCVMLSGETAAGAFPEIAVQTMAKICIEAEDSLDYRSLFKKAMENAPMPMSPLESLACSAVQTANSVKASMILVLTRGGTTAKLVAKFRPSIPILSVVVPEISTTDSFEWSCSNEAPARHTLVYRGLVPILSSGHINATSTESCDTTVELAIQEAKAMGVCRDGESVVVLHRVNGTGLIKILNVK, encoded by the exons AAGACCAAAAACCAAGATCGTATGTACATTAGGGCCGGCTTCACGATCAGTTGAGATGATCGAGAAGTTGTTGCGTGCGGGAATGACTGTCGCACGCTTCAACTTCTCGCATGGTTCTCATGAATACCATCAAGAAACTCTTGATAACTTGCGTAAAGCGATGAACAACACGCGTATCCCTTGTGCTGTTATGCTTGATACTAAG GGTCCGGAAATTAGGACTGGATTTTTGAAGGATGGGAAGCCAATACAACTACAAGAGGGTCAACAGATCACAATCACTACTGATTACACAATTGCAGGTGACCAAAACATGATCTCAATGAGCTATAAGAATCTTGCTCAGGACTTGAAACCGGATAGTGTCATTCTGTGCTCGGATGGGACCATCTCTCTAAAGGTTCTTGCTTGTGACAAGGACCGTGGTCTAGTCAAGTGTCGTTGTGAAAACTCTGCGGTTTTGGGTGAACGAAAGAATGTTAATCTTCCCGGGGTGATTGTTGATCTCCCGACTTTGACTGAGAAAGACAAACATGATATCTTGCAATGGGGGATCCCTAACAAGATTGATATCATAGCGATGTCTTTTGTTCGTAAAGGTTCAGATGTTGTTGAGGTTCGTAAGCTTCTTGGAGAACATGCTAAGTCTATTCTGCTAATGTcaaaagttgagaatcaagAAGGTGTGGCGAATTTGGATGATATTTTGGAGAAATCAGATGCTTTTATGGTGGCCCGTGGTGATTTAGGGATGGAAATCCCTATTGAGAAGATATTCCTTGCGCAGAAACTGATGATTTCTAAATGTAATGTGAAAGGAAAGCCCGTTGTGACTGCAACACAGATGCTAGAGTCGATGATCAAGTCTCCATGTCCAACACGGGCTGAAGCAACAGATGTTGCCAATGCGGTTCTCGATGGGACTGATTGTGTCATGCTTAGTGGTGAAACAGCAGCTGGGGCGTTCCCGGAAATTGCTGTTCAAACAATGGCCAAGATTTGCATAGAAGCAGAAGATTCATTGGATTACAGGAGCCTATTCAAGAAAGCCATGGAGAATGCGCCAATGCCCATGAGCCCGTTGGAGAGTTTAGCTTGTAGTGCTGTCCAAACAGCAAATTCTGTTAAGGCAAGTATGATTTTGGTCTTGACTAGAGGAGGAACAACTGCAAAATTGGTGGCTAAGTTTCGACCAAGTATCCCTATACTGTCTGTTGTGGTGCCAGAGATATCAACTACTGATTCGTTTGAGTGGTCATGTAGCAATGAAGCTCCAGCAAGGCACACACTTGTTTATCGTGGGTTGGTGCCCATCTTAAGCTCAGGGCACATCAATGCTACATCAACCGAGTCATGTGATACAACTGTGGAGTTGGCTATACAGGAAGCAAAAGCCATGGGGGTTTGCAGGGATGGAGAGTCTGTGGTGGTGCTGCATCGTGTTAATGGAACCGGCCTCATCAAGATCCTCAACGTCAAGTGA